A single Saccharolobus shibatae B12 DNA region contains:
- a CDS encoding MFS transporter: MVSEKTKAIIASSFGMALEWYDFFIYTFVATVVSKLFFPSANPIASLLAFYLTFFIGFLGRPLGGILFGYLGDKLGRKYSLVFTILLTGFSVFFVGLLPTYYQIGLLAPILLAILRFLTGVALGGEWGGAFSLTSEYVNPKWRGLYSGILQATVSIANLLASGIIFIIITIMGQTGFNNFGWRILFYTGLAIAIIGLVIRLRIEDSPVFRKLREERKIVRNPISEAFRKYWKLILANLFIVGIINGAWYYTNFAYSIGYATTIAQRFNMPHVSLQEIDFAIFLVSVIGIFASIFFGYLSDIIGRRTQIIINAVIGIILAYPYYYLLLQGNELAAIGAIFLGGLLIYYFAGAITPAFLVESFPPTVRYTAISFSYQVGVGFIGGFTPFLLTYLVSATNDVFSPVYFTIATGIIVLVLALLLKETKGRVYEGEEILKQEY, encoded by the coding sequence ATGGTTTCAGAAAAAACCAAAGCCATAATTGCCTCAAGTTTTGGAATGGCATTAGAATGGTATGACTTCTTCATCTACACATTTGTAGCTACGGTTGTTTCGAAGCTATTCTTTCCTTCAGCCAATCCAATAGCGTCGTTATTGGCATTCTATTTAACATTTTTTATAGGATTTTTGGGTAGACCGTTAGGTGGAATATTATTTGGATATCTAGGTGATAAATTGGGAAGAAAGTACTCATTGGTATTTACAATACTACTTACTGGATTTAGTGTATTTTTTGTAGGACTCTTACCTACATATTACCAAATAGGTCTATTGGCCCCAATCTTATTGGCCATATTAAGGTTTCTTACTGGTGTTGCATTAGGGGGAGAATGGGGTGGAGCGTTTTCTTTAACATCAGAATATGTAAATCCTAAATGGAGAGGATTATACTCAGGGATTCTTCAGGCTACCGTATCTATTGCCAACTTATTGGCATCTGGAATAATATTCATTATAATTACAATAATGGGACAAACAGGATTTAATAATTTTGGATGGAGAATATTGTTCTATACCGGACTGGCTATTGCGATAATAGGATTAGTAATAAGACTAAGAATAGAAGATTCTCCAGTATTTAGGAAGCTGAGAGAAGAGCGAAAAATAGTGAGAAATCCAATATCTGAAGCGTTTAGGAAATATTGGAAATTAATACTTGCAAATCTATTTATAGTTGGAATCATTAATGGAGCTTGGTACTATACAAATTTCGCCTATTCTATAGGCTATGCTACCACTATTGCTCAACGGTTTAATATGCCTCATGTCTCCCTTCAAGAAATAGATTTTGCCATATTTCTCGTATCAGTAATAGGAATTTTTGCCTCGATATTTTTCGGATATCTGTCTGATATCATAGGAAGAAGAACACAAATAATAATAAACGCCGTAATTGGAATAATACTAGCATATCCATACTACTATCTATTACTTCAAGGTAATGAATTAGCAGCAATTGGTGCTATATTTCTTGGTGGGTTGTTAATATACTACTTTGCTGGCGCAATAACGCCGGCTTTTCTTGTTGAATCATTCCCTCCAACTGTGAGATATACTGCAATATCATTTTCATATCAAGTAGGAGTTGGATTCATAGGAGGTTTCACACCATTTCTCCTAACTTACCTAGTTAGTGCAACTAATGACGTGTTCTCTCCAGTTTACTTCACAATAGCAACCGGCATAATTGTTCTAGTGCTCGCATTGCTACTTAAAGAGACTAAAGGAAGAGTTTATGAGGGAGAGGAGATACTAAAACAAGAATATTAA